A region of Oceanivirga salmonicida DNA encodes the following proteins:
- a CDS encoding NUDIX domain-containing protein, which yields MRLKLEYEIVEILNKLRQFGKIYIVGGLVRDKIIGIESNDIDMMSDIETDTLLEVLKEYNPIVYNRRYQIIKFKTQNNRYEIARLREDTGIVDIKNFRRFNFVSDITKDVKRRDFTINAIAYDGEHIIDLIDGLKDIKEQRIKIIGDSETRLSEDKIRILRAFRFMAKLNFDFDENLENAIKLMAKESDLFSNFSKERLLVEFNNIILNKYGHKALKKMFELNVLKYFIPIYDNRRYNPELFYKICKKYEFMILKYKVIDKEMAYALLFSFSAKKKIDFSEKNYEADSVQVFEKFRQIYKMRKKEECNIINLIYYHNIIYKNPSLIMIKRMLLDLVNNNMVCKLINMTKIMYEWEFDNENINKILYNIQRLYLADEPVFISDLEVLNIDLYNLNLDSKKFFQMKKQAFKEVLNGKLSNTKDQILKSIISKNKLNIELKEEICAGAVVYRKIENKYQFLIIKGTNGGSWGFPKGHVEYDELLSETAIREIKEETSIDVSIINTKNFVYAIKYIISPDIYKEVNIFLARANNYEIKIDELELEKALWLDFNEAVSILTYQHQRNILRKAMLYIYEDER from the coding sequence ATGCGATTAAAATTAGAGTATGAGATAGTAGAAATATTAAATAAACTAAGACAATTTGGTAAAATATATATAGTAGGTGGATTAGTTAGAGATAAAATAATAGGTATTGAGTCTAATGATATTGATATGATGTCAGATATAGAGACCGATACCTTACTTGAAGTTTTAAAAGAATATAATCCTATTGTATATAATAGGCGATATCAAATAATAAAATTTAAAACTCAAAATAATAGATACGAAATAGCAAGATTAAGAGAAGATACAGGTATAGTAGATATAAAAAATTTTAGAAGATTTAATTTTGTATCAGACATTACAAAAGACGTAAAAAGGAGAGATTTTACGATTAATGCTATTGCTTATGATGGAGAACATATTATAGATTTAATTGATGGTTTAAAAGACATTAAAGAGCAGAGAATAAAAATTATTGGTGATAGTGAGACAAGATTATCAGAAGATAAGATTAGAATATTAAGAGCATTTAGATTTATGGCAAAACTTAATTTTGATTTTGATGAAAATCTTGAAAATGCAATAAAATTAATGGCAAAAGAATCTGATTTGTTTTCTAATTTTTCAAAAGAAAGATTATTAGTAGAATTTAATAATATAATATTAAACAAATATGGTCATAAAGCCTTAAAAAAAATGTTTGAACTTAATGTTTTAAAATATTTCATACCTATTTATGATAATAGAAGATATAATCCTGAATTATTTTATAAAATATGTAAAAAATATGAATTTATGATATTAAAATATAAGGTTATAGATAAAGAAATGGCATATGCATTATTATTTTCTTTTTCTGCTAAAAAAAAGATTGATTTTTCAGAAAAAAATTATGAAGCAGATAGTGTACAGGTGTTTGAAAAATTTAGACAGATTTATAAAATGCGAAAAAAAGAAGAGTGCAATATTATTAATTTAATATATTATCATAATATTATTTATAAAAATCCATCGCTTATTATGATAAAAAGAATGCTTTTGGATTTAGTAAATAATAATATGGTTTGTAAACTTATAAACATGACTAAAATTATGTATGAGTGGGAATTTGATAATGAAAATATAAATAAAATACTGTATAATATACAAAGACTATATTTAGCAGATGAGCCAGTTTTCATATCTGATTTAGAAGTTTTAAATATTGATTTGTATAATCTTAATTTAGATAGTAAAAAATTTTTCCAAATGAAAAAACAAGCTTTTAAAGAAGTTTTAAATGGAAAATTATCTAATACAAAAGATCAAATTTTAAAAAGTATTATATCAAAAAATAAATTAAATATAGAGTTAAAAGAAGAAATTTGTGCAGGGGCTGTTGTATACAGAAAAATTGAAAATAAATATCAATTTTTAATAATTAAAGGAACTAATGGAGGTAGTTGGGGATTTCCAAAAGGACATGTTGAATACGATGAACTATTAAGTGAAACTGCAATAAGAGAAATAAAGGAGGAAACTAGCATAGATGTTAGTATAATTAATACTAAAAACTTTGTGTATGCAATAAAATATATAATAAGTCCTGACATTTACAAGGAAGTCAATATATTTTTAGCAAGAGCTAATAATTATGAAATAAAAATAGATGAATTAGAATTAGAAAAAGCATTATGGCTTGATTTTAACGAAGCTGTTTCGATATTAACTTATCAGCACCAAAGAAATATATTAAGAAAAGCTATGCTATATATATATGAAGATGAGAGATAA
- a CDS encoding PTS-dependent dihydroxyacetone kinase phosphotransferase subunit DhaM, which yields MVGIVIVSHSYNLTKYLIEFLEIFKTSDFEIVNGSDENQAFGTSVEKVETAIKKADKGSGVLLFVDLGSSIDIALKAMENLNGVVNTQIADSPLIEGSISAVAANDEDISLSKLKVIAEDSINFRKIK from the coding sequence ATGGTAGGTATAGTAATAGTAAGTCATAGCTATAATTTGACTAAATATTTAATAGAATTTTTAGAAATTTTTAAAACAAGTGATTTTGAAATAGTAAATGGTAGTGATGAAAATCAAGCATTTGGAACTAGTGTAGAAAAGGTTGAAACTGCAATAAAAAAAGCAGACAAAGGTAGTGGAGTTTTGTTATTCGTTGATTTAGGAAGTTCTATTGATATAGCATTAAAAGCAATGGAAAATTTAAATGGTGTAGTAAATACACAAATAGCAGACAGTCCATTAATTGAAGGAAGTATATCAGCAGTAGCAGCAAATGATGAGGATATTTCTCTTTCAAAATTAAAAGTAATTGCAGAAGACAGTATTAATTTTAGAAAAATTAAATAA
- a CDS encoding RNA methyltransferase: MRDKMFVALVHYPVYNRNNEIVATSVTNFDIHDISRTCRTYDIANYYIITPVQSQIELTNRIIGYWQVGDGIGFNKDRNEAFENTLVIESIEKAIEDIIKKTGKKPRIVTTSARIFDNSISYKKMSEKIKTENEPILLLFGTGFGLTDEIMNMSYHILEPIRANTKYNHLSVRSAVSIILDRLLGED; encoded by the coding sequence ATGAGAGATAAAATGTTTGTTGCCTTAGTGCATTACCCAGTATATAATAGAAATAATGAAATAGTAGCAACTTCAGTAACTAATTTTGATATACATGATATATCAAGAACTTGCAGAACATATGATATTGCTAATTATTACATAATAACACCTGTTCAATCTCAAATAGAACTAACTAATAGAATAATAGGATATTGGCAAGTAGGAGATGGTATAGGTTTTAATAAGGATAGAAATGAAGCTTTTGAAAATACACTAGTAATAGAAAGTATAGAAAAAGCCATAGAAGATATTATAAAAAAGACAGGTAAAAAACCTAGAATTGTAACAACTTCGGCTAGAATTTTTGATAATTCTATAAGTTACAAAAAAATGAGTGAAAAAATAAAGACAGAGAATGAGCCTATACTTTTATTATTTGGTACAGGTTTTGGTTTAACTGATGAGATAATGAATATGTCGTACCATATCTTAGAACCCATAAGAGCCAACACAAAATATAACCATTTATCAGTTAGGTCAGCAGTTAGCATAATTTTAGATAGATTATTAGGAGAGGATTAA